The genomic stretch TGTGAACATCGCGGCCACCACGGTGGAAAATTACCGTGAGATTAAGGAGAGGAATATTGGCACCTATATTCTCTTCCAAGAGACCTACCATCGCCCCACCTATGAGAGGGTCCATCCCCAAAGCATTAAAGGTGATTATGATTACCATACCACCGCTTTTGATCGTGCCATGGAGGCCGGGATTGAAGATGTGGGGGGCGGTATCCTTTTCGGCCTTGCTGATTATAAATACGAAGTCATGGGACTCCTTCTCCACAACGATCATTTGGAAGAGAAGTATAAGGTGGGTTTTCATACGATTTCTGTACCGCGGCTTAAAAAAGCCGGGGGAATGGATCTGGCAGAATTCCCTCATTTGGTGGATGATGCCACCTTTAAGAAGATTGTCGCCATTTTCCGGGTAGCCGTACCCTATACAGGGCTTATCCTTTCCACTCGGGAAACCGCCGAGCTGCGCAAAGAAGTCATTCATTATGGAGTATCCCAAATCAGTGCTGGTTCTACGGTGGGAGTAGGGGGCTATAAAGAACAGGCGGAGGGCAAAGGGACAGCTCAGTTCGAAGTCGGAGATCACCGAACTCCTTTGGAAGTGCTTAAAGACCTGATGAAGAACGATTTTATACCTAGCTATTGCACAGCCTGTTACCGGCAAGGACGAACAGGGGATCGCTTCATGCAGCTAGCGAAATCAGGACAGATTCAAAATGTCTGTGGCCCCAACGCTCTTATGACCCTTATGGAATTCATTCAGGACTACGGGGATCAAGAAATTTTGGAGCAAGGGGAAAAACTTATCACTAGAGAAGTGAAGAAGATCGCCCGCTCTGACATCCAAGCCCTTGTGCGCAAGAATCTGGAGCTCATCAGACAGGGAGAGAGAGATCTGTTTTTATAGACGGCTGGGGTCAGTAGTTTTTCGCGCAACCGGACCTTCGGGCGTGAACTCCTGAAACCATCCACCGGAGGCCTTCCTCTTCGGACTTTACGTCCTCGGTAGCTCCGGAGCTATCGAACGCGCTTCTAACAAGAGCTATGCCACAACCCTTCTGCTTTCTGCAAGCGAACCATTGCGTCGCTATCCCATAGAAGCTTAGTTTGATGTATCGCTCCTCCGCTAAAACTATTTATAATATAAGGTCGTGAGACATATGAGCATGAACCAGACTCCTACAGCGAATCTTCCTCATATAGCCATCTTCGGTAATCGGAATGCAGGAAAATCCTCCCTGCTCAATGCTCTGCTGGGTCAAGACTTGGCACTGGTCTCCCCGATTAAAGGGACAACCACGGATCCGGTGCAAAAGACCATGGAGCTAATCCCCTTCGGGCCAGTAGTTTTTATCGATACGGCGGGTCTGGATGATGAGGGGGAGCTCGGTGAACTCAGAGTGAAACGATCCCTTAAGGTCCTGCAGAAAGCCGATTTGGCCATTTATGTATCGGATATTAACGATATGGATGACCCTTCCTTTGAGGCGGCGAAAGCGAGCTTCACCAAAACCAATACCCCTTATTTAAGAGTTATCAATAAGATAGACAGCGTTTGCCAAGAGAGACTGGGAGAAATTAAGGACAATAAAGACCGAGGAGTTGAGAATGAAGATTCGTCCGTTTATGTCTCTTCGCTAAAGAGCACTGGTATTGTTGAGTTACGCGAGCAATTGATTAAGATTCTTCAGGATTCAGCCCAGGATCCCGCTATCGTCGGGGACTTATTACCCTATAATAGTACGGTAGTGCTCGTGGTTCCCATCGATTCCGCGGCCCCCAAGGCCAGGCTGATTCTGCCCCAAGTCCAAGTCATTCGGGATTGCTTAGATCATGGCCTCCAATGTCATGTGGTGAGAGATGCGGAACTGGAGTCTGCTTTGCAAGAATTACCTAAAGTGGATTTAGTCATTACAGATTCCCAAGCTTTCAAACAAGTAAGTGCGATAGTTCCTTCAACCATCAAGTTAACTTCCTTTTCCATTCTCTTTGCTCGACTTAAAGGGGATTTGCAGGAGTTAATTCGCGGAGCTTCTCGCCTGCCAGGCTTACAGGAAGGGGCACAAATTCTCATGATGGAAAGCTGTTCTCATAACCACTCTCATGAGGATATTGGCCGCATTAAAATCCCTAACCTTATCACGAAAAGATTAGGGAAAACCTTTAGCTTCGATTATAAGATGGGCCAAGACTTTCCTGAGAACTTGGAGGAATATGATCTGGTGATTCACTGTGGTTCCTGTATGGTGAATAAGAAGACCATGGACTCCAGAATCCAACTCTGTAGAACAAAGGGAATACCCATCACCAATTATGGAATTGTTTTGGCATATCTGAATGGAATTATGGAGAGAGCTATTGAGATTTTAGTCTAATCTATAATTTCTTCGAATTCTTGGAAAAGGCTTGTACTAAAGGAATAATTCCAAGCCTTTCTTCCATAAAGTTTTTAGAGGGCAGAGAAAGCATCCTGCCCGTGGGCGGGAAGGGAGGAAATCCATGAGATTGCGACGAGATTGGGGCAGGAAGCGTCAAGGATGGATAAAAATTGGGCTTGGAGCAGTGGTGGTGATTATTATTGCCGCTGGCAGCTTTTTTTGGCAGTATAGTCCAGAGGATGAAAAAAGCTGGAGTTGGAGCATTGGTAACCAGGTGATCCTGATTGATGCGGGACACGGTGGGGTTGATCCGGGGGCAGTGGGTAAGATCAGTTTGGAAAAGGATATCACATTGAATATTTCAAAGCATCTACAACTCCTGATTCAACAGGCTGGTGGAAACCCGGTCATGGTTCGTGTGACCGATGTCGATCTGGGAACTTCTCAGGGTCTGGCTAAGCGAAAAAGAGAGGATCTAGCCCAGCGAATTCAGTTAGCAAAGGATTCCAAAGCAGATGTCTACTTAAGTATTCACGTCAACAGCTCCCCCAACCATTCTTTAACGGGACCCCAGGTTTTCTATCACACCAACTTACCGGGGGGAAAGATGCTGGCCGAAGCGATTCAGGCTGAATTAAATAAGCTCGCCGGCACTAAAAGAGTGGCTAAAGATAATCAAGATCTATTTATCTTGAAAAAGGCAGATCAAGCGGCTGTCACTATTGAAGTCGGATTTCTTTCCAATCCCCAAGAAGAAGCAAAACTTAATGAGACAGATTACCAACACAATTTGAGTGTAGCGATTTATCAGGGACTTTCTGAATATTGTCGTAAACTGCAAAAGGAAGGGTTGCCTCCTGTCGGAATGACCGAGTGAGAAAGAAGGAAATGATGGGTATAATCCCGAATAATCTACTTTGGCTCGTGAATATCCACAGGCCATGGTGCTAAGAATTTGGAGGGAATTATCAGATGACTCTATTACCCATCCTTTTGTTTGTCTTAGGAGTGATTTGTCTTATATGGGCTATGAGAATGGGGAATTCCTCAGGTAAATCTAGCCCGGAGATTCTAACCATCCTGCAAGGACTTGCCGGGGTAAAAAAAGAAATCAGCCAAGCTCAAAGAAGTCTCCGCGAAGTTGAGAGTCAATTGGGGGACCACGAATTAAGATTGATGCGCAATGAGAATGTTCAAGCCGATCTGCGCACAGAGGTCAACGCCCAAAAGATTAATATTAGTAATCTTGCCGCACAGCCATCCCCTCTTACACAGGAATACTCTCTCCAACGAGGTAACAGACCGCAAACCACAACACCCTTCTGTGGGGTTATTGAGCAACCCAGCAAAGAGGAGTTGGCTCCCCAGGTGCTCCCGGAAAAATACCAGTGGGTCGTGGAGTTGCACCAGCAGGGGTGGTCGGTCGCTGATATAGCGGGTCATTTAGCCATTAGCCGTGATGCAGTCAATATGGTCTTGAGAACAGCCTCCAAGGGAAAGGGGCTGGAACGATGAAAATATCCCGCTCCTATGTCTTAGGACTGGGTTCCGGCCTTATTTTAAGTGCTTTGATTGCCATGGTTATGCCTCCTCTGAGCATTAATTTATCTGAAGACACACCGCCGGCACAGCAAACGACGAATCCCAACCCAAATGTATCAGAGAGTGAGAATCCGAGTGCTGAAAGTAGCCAAGATCAGAATACCTCGGAAAGTGAGGGAGAAGAATCAGCCAAGCCCCCCACAGAGGATACCCCGAAGGTGGAGTCTAAAGATGCTACGGCACCCTTCATGATTCCGGCAGGCTCCACTGCTGATAGAATCGCCGACCTATTGCTCGCTGAAGGATGGATAGCATCTAAAGAGGAATTTCTCAATCTTGTTAAAGAGGGCGGTCTTGCTAGTAAGTTCCGCGCCGGAAGTTATGAATTAAGTCAGGAAATGAACACTGAAGAAATTCTAGATCAGCTTATTCAATGAGCTTCTTCGAGTGACAGTCTGTCGTTCTAAAACCGACAGACTGTTTTTGCTTATAGTGTCAGAAAGTCTATCTTTGTTGTGCCGGACTAATGTTTTTATAGTGTAAAGAGTAAAGAGCGGAGAAGCGACAAATGTGAAGGTCAAGATTGTAGGGTATTCTCTGGTGATTGCAGAATAATCTAATAAGAATTACAATGATATTATTGAAACTTTTTAGATAGATGAACCGTAAATCATGATGAGAGGTAGATCAAAGAGATAGGAGCGGCTTGTCATTATGGAAGATGCTGAATTAGTTCAGCAGGTTCTGATGGGAAAGCGTGAACAGTACTCTTTACTCGTTCAGCGCTATCAAGAACCCTTGATTCATTTTTTACGTGGAATTCTCGGCACAGAAGATGAGGTTTTTGACTGTGCTCAAGAAGCCTTTTTAGCCGCTTATCGTAATCTTTGGCGCTATTCTCCTGCGCACACGTTTCGGGCTTGGCTCTATGCTATTGCCAAGAACAAAGCTATCGACCTGATGCGAAAAAGGAAGCGAGTCATTCCTTTAGCGATTGATGAGAACTTGGTTGACCGGCAGCTGGGACCTGAGGACACTTGGTTAGCCAAGGAGCAGGCCTTAGATGTTCAAGCCATAATGGCTGAATTGCCAGAGGCATACCGGCAAGCTCTTTATCTGCGTTATCAACAAGACCTAAGTTATGAGGAGATTAGCACGGTTTTAGATATTCCCATCAGTTCGGTGAAGACCCATCTGCATCGGGGTAAGGAAAGACTTCGTCAGATCATGGAAAGGAGGACGATTCATGAAGGAAATGGATGATATGCTCAAGCAAGTATTCCAAGATAAGCCAATAGCTCAAGAATCTTTGCAGAGGATGAGTAGTGGTATCATGGATCAGATTCTCGCTGCCCCCATGAATTTTCAAGAACAGCGTTTGCTTGCTCAGCGTCGCAAAGTGGGCTTCATCTTCCTGGGCACCGTAGTCACCCTTTCGTTCAGCCTTTTCCTGCTGAATTGGTTCCTTGGTCCTTGGCTAAGTGAGGGGCTGAAAACAATCGGGCTGTGGCTTACTGCTAATGTTCCCTTCCTAGGATATTTCCTCGGCCGGTGGGATTGGCTGATTGACACAATAGAAATCCTTGCCAATATTAAATTAGGTTTTGAGTTTCTGTGGGGACAGTATGGTTTTTCGATTATGGGTATCCTCTTCGTGTGGGTGCTCTTTGAAGGGTTGCGTTCTAAATTGAACCACAGAGTGATCGATTAGAATTCCTAAAGAGATGGAGATGTTTCAATGGATGCCGTTAAGATGTTTTTTAGAGATCAAGCTCAGATTGTCTGGAAAGAAGCTTGGCAGGCAGCACATAAGATTGGCACGAATCCAGAGCTTGGTTATCAAGAATATTTTGCGGTAGAGACCTTAACCCAATTGCTCAAGAACCATGGCTTTGCGATTGAACGGCCGGCAGCAGATCTGGAAACGGCCTTTATTGCTCGCTATACAGGACATCAGCCCGGTCCCTGCCTAGCTTTTCTTGCCGAATACGATGCCTTGCCGGGAATCGGACATGGTTGCGGCCATAATCTGATTGGAGCAGCCAGCGTGGGCGCAGCGATTGCTTTAAGTAAAAGCTTAGAACTCCCGGGCGAGATCTGGGTTGTAGGGAGCCCCGCTGAAGAAACCAGCGGGGGCAAAGTGACTTTGGTAAATCATGGGGTATTTGACAAAGTGGATGCCGCTTTGATGTTTCATCCGGGAAGCCAGAATGTCTCAGAGATATCCTCCTTGGCTTTGGATGCTTTGGAGTTTGTGTTTCAGGGCAAGGTAGCTCATGCGGTTGCTGCTCCTCATCATGGTATTAATGCTTTGGATGCCCTCATTGATTTCTTTAACCGCATCAATCTTTTGAAGAAAAAGATGGACCCTGATCTATACATCAATGGGATTATTACGGAAGGTGGAGCATCACCGAATGTGATCCCGGAGCGGGCAGTTGCCCGGTTCTATCTCAGGGCACGTCAACGTAAAACGCTCAATGCTTTGCGAAAACTGGTGATACGCTGTGCTCAAGATGCGGCATCGGTGGTCTCAGCTAAAGTTACCTGGAGCAATTTCGAGCACTCCTATGATGAGCTGTTGACGAACCGCACTTTAGCCAACGCATTTGAGAAGAACTTGCGTGAGTTGGGAGTAAACACAATATCTCCTCCTCAATCTGCCATGGGATCGGTGGATCTGGGCAACGTCAGCCGGGTCGTCCCGGCCATCCATCCCTATCTAGTGCTTGGTAAAGGAATGGATATTCCTCATACTCGGGAATTTAGCCGTGCCTGCCTTTCTTCCTCTGGGGAGAGGTTGCTTTTGCTGGCCATTCAATCCCTGGCTCTCACAGGTTGGGATATCCTGAGTGATCCAGTGCTATTGAATCATGCCAAGCGGGAATTGAAAGCCTACCGCGGGTAGGGTGTATCATTGCGGAGCGGCACAGGGGCTGTTTCTTACATTTTAATGTATAGGGACAACTCCTGTGTTGTTCCTTTTTTTGCGCTCTTTTGTCCTATTCTAGGTTATAATTGAATTGCGAAAAGATAATGGACGGGGTTTAGGCCTAGCGTTTGATTCTATAGAAATCGTCAGGCATGTAAGTGCGAAAGGGTGGAGCGAGTGAGAATTTTACATACAGCCGATTGGCATTTAGGCAAGAACCTAGAGGGCTATAGTCGTATGGATGAGCAAGAATTATTTTTAAACGATTTCATCAAAATCGTCGAGGAGAATCAGGTGGATCTTATCGTCATCGCCGGTGATGTGTATGACAGTCCGAATCCACCGGCTAAAGCCGAGAAAATGTTTTATGATACTTTGAAAAAGTTAGCTGCCAATGGCGAAAGACTCACCTTAGTCATCGCCGGAAATCATGATAACCCTGAGCGCTTGGTTGCAGCAGGTCCGCTGGCTAGGGATCATGGCATTATCATGGTGGGCACACCAAAAACCGTTGTTGCCGAAGGTCAATATGGTCATCATCAGGTTGTTGCTTCCGGAGAAGGTTATGTGGAAGTAGTTATTAAAGGGGAAAAGGCGGTCATTCTGACTGTTCCTTATCCCAGTGAAAGAAGATTGAATGAAGTTCTCTATGATGCCATGGCAGAGGAAGAGGAGAAATTAAAGTCCTACAGTGAACGGATTAATCTGCTATTTACCAATTTGAGTGAACGGTTCTGTGAGGACACCATCAATATTGTCGTATCTCATTTATTTGCCATGGGAAGTGAAGAAGCAGGCTCCGAACGAAGTATCCAATTAGGAGGAAGCTTTATCGTCGATGGCAGCTGTTTTCCTGAGAACGCGCAATATATTGCCTTGGGTCATATTCATAAACCACAAATTGTACCCGGCACAGAGAGAAGAGCAAGGTATGCCGGATCTCCTCTTCATTACAATAAAAAAGAAATCAATTATACCAAGAAATGTTTCCTCGTCGACTTGCAACCCCAACAAGAATGCAGCATCAAGGAAATAGATTTTAAAGTCTATAAGCCGATTGAAGTCTGGAAATGTGAGAGTATCGAAGCGGCCCTCGAGCGTTGTGAAGCCAACCAAGATAGGGAATGCTGGGTTTACCTCGAAGTGTCGACGGATCGGTATATCCGTGAAGATGAAATCAAGAAAATGAGAAGTATTAAAAAGGATATCCTGGAAATTTCTCCGATTATCAGCGGGACGGAGGCCGAGCTAGCCGTCAACAGCTTTACAGAGAGGTCCTTTGAGGATATCTTTAAGGAATTTTATCTCAAGGAGCGTAAAGTGGAACCTCAGCAAGAGATTATC from Desulfitobacterium dichloroeliminans LMG P-21439 encodes the following:
- the hydG gene encoding [FeFe] hydrogenase H-cluster radical SAM maturase HydG, yielding MEKVKADFIDQKYIETLLMQTKSPSLKEIEDILIKAQAAKGLTHQEVASLLQIESEDTLQRLFKVAGEIKKKIYGNRIVLFAPLYISDYCVNNCVYCGYRRDNSFPRRRLSIAEIQEEVKLLEKMGHKRIALEAGEDPLHCDMDYVLGAIDAIYTTENKNGAIRRINVNIAATTVENYREIKERNIGTYILFQETYHRPTYERVHPQSIKGDYDYHTTAFDRAMEAGIEDVGGGILFGLADYKYEVMGLLLHNDHLEEKYKVGFHTISVPRLKKAGGMDLAEFPHLVDDATFKKIVAIFRVAVPYTGLILSTRETAELRKEVIHYGVSQISAGSTVGVGGYKEQAEGKGTAQFEVGDHRTPLEVLKDLMKNDFIPSYCTACYRQGRTGDRFMQLAKSGQIQNVCGPNALMTLMEFIQDYGDQEILEQGEKLITREVKKIARSDIQALVRKNLELIRQGERDLFL
- a CDS encoding RNA polymerase sigma factor is translated as MEDAELVQQVLMGKREQYSLLVQRYQEPLIHFLRGILGTEDEVFDCAQEAFLAAYRNLWRYSPAHTFRAWLYAIAKNKAIDLMRKRKRVIPLAIDENLVDRQLGPEDTWLAKEQALDVQAIMAELPEAYRQALYLRYQQDLSYEEISTVLDIPISSVKTHLHRGKERLRQIMERRTIHEGNG
- a CDS encoding M20 family metallopeptidase, which translates into the protein MDAVKMFFRDQAQIVWKEAWQAAHKIGTNPELGYQEYFAVETLTQLLKNHGFAIERPAADLETAFIARYTGHQPGPCLAFLAEYDALPGIGHGCGHNLIGAASVGAAIALSKSLELPGEIWVVGSPAEETSGGKVTLVNHGVFDKVDAALMFHPGSQNVSEISSLALDALEFVFQGKVAHAVAAPHHGINALDALIDFFNRINLLKKKMDPDLYINGIITEGGASPNVIPERAVARFYLRARQRKTLNALRKLVIRCAQDAASVVSAKVTWSNFEHSYDELLTNRTLANAFEKNLRELGVNTISPPQSAMGSVDLGNVSRVVPAIHPYLVLGKGMDIPHTREFSRACLSSSGERLLLLAIQSLALTGWDILSDPVLLNHAKRELKAYRG
- the hydF gene encoding [FeFe] hydrogenase H-cluster maturation GTPase HydF, producing the protein MNQTPTANLPHIAIFGNRNAGKSSLLNALLGQDLALVSPIKGTTTDPVQKTMELIPFGPVVFIDTAGLDDEGELGELRVKRSLKVLQKADLAIYVSDINDMDDPSFEAAKASFTKTNTPYLRVINKIDSVCQERLGEIKDNKDRGVENEDSSVYVSSLKSTGIVELREQLIKILQDSAQDPAIVGDLLPYNSTVVLVVPIDSAAPKARLILPQVQVIRDCLDHGLQCHVVRDAELESALQELPKVDLVITDSQAFKQVSAIVPSTIKLTSFSILFARLKGDLQELIRGASRLPGLQEGAQILMMESCSHNHSHEDIGRIKIPNLITKRLGKTFSFDYKMGQDFPENLEEYDLVIHCGSCMVNKKTMDSRIQLCRTKGIPITNYGIVLAYLNGIMERAIEILV
- a CDS encoding DNA-directed RNA polymerase sigma-70 factor, with protein sequence MTLLPILLFVLGVICLIWAMRMGNSSGKSSPEILTILQGLAGVKKEISQAQRSLREVESQLGDHELRLMRNENVQADLRTEVNAQKINISNLAAQPSPLTQEYSLQRGNRPQTTTPFCGVIEQPSKEELAPQVLPEKYQWVVELHQQGWSVADIAGHLAISRDAVNMVLRTASKGKGLER
- a CDS encoding exonuclease SbcCD subunit D; the protein is MRILHTADWHLGKNLEGYSRMDEQELFLNDFIKIVEENQVDLIVIAGDVYDSPNPPAKAEKMFYDTLKKLAANGERLTLVIAGNHDNPERLVAAGPLARDHGIIMVGTPKTVVAEGQYGHHQVVASGEGYVEVVIKGEKAVILTVPYPSERRLNEVLYDAMAEEEEKLKSYSERINLLFTNLSERFCEDTINIVVSHLFAMGSEEAGSERSIQLGGSFIVDGSCFPENAQYIALGHIHKPQIVPGTERRARYAGSPLHYNKKEINYTKKCFLVDLQPQQECSIKEIDFKVYKPIEVWKCESIEAALERCEANQDRECWVYLEVSTDRYIREDEIKKMRSIKKDILEISPIISGTEAELAVNSFTERSFEDIFKEFYLKERKVEPQQEIIDFLLSILQEEEEDDETHQA
- a CDS encoding endolytic transglycosylase MltG, whose protein sequence is MKISRSYVLGLGSGLILSALIAMVMPPLSINLSEDTPPAQQTTNPNPNVSESENPSAESSQDQNTSESEGEESAKPPTEDTPKVESKDATAPFMIPAGSTADRIADLLLAEGWIASKEEFLNLVKEGGLASKFRAGSYELSQEMNTEEILDQLIQ
- a CDS encoding N-acetylmuramoyl-L-alanine amidase, yielding MRLRRDWGRKRQGWIKIGLGAVVVIIIAAGSFFWQYSPEDEKSWSWSIGNQVILIDAGHGGVDPGAVGKISLEKDITLNISKHLQLLIQQAGGNPVMVRVTDVDLGTSQGLAKRKREDLAQRIQLAKDSKADVYLSIHVNSSPNHSLTGPQVFYHTNLPGGKMLAEAIQAELNKLAGTKRVAKDNQDLFILKKADQAAVTIEVGFLSNPQEEAKLNETDYQHNLSVAIYQGLSEYCRKLQKEGLPPVGMTE